GCTGCTCATTGGACACCTCGCTAAAGATTCGGAGATCCCGTGCGATCGAGACGGTTCTCTCGCATTCGCAAGAGGGACTTTCGCACGCGGATTTTGGTGCTGGATCGACGGCGTTCTACGTGTGCCGGATCGCCCCCGCACTTTGGCTGTACTTTGGCTGTTCTATCGAGCGGAAAGGGTTTGAAGGGGCCTAATGAGGGTGAGCGAGATGTAGGATAACGCTTGAATATGCTCGATTGTGATCGATTGCGACCGATCGTGTCGAGCTTGGTGACGGACTTAAAATCCCCTATCCGAAAGGATGTGCGGGTTCGACTCCCGCCCCCGGCAGCCCAGAAAACGCTTATTTGATGGGCACTTATCGCGCGCCGCGCTGCGCGGCACGACCGACCGCCCGGTCTGAACTGTGTTTGCACTGATCTTTCGCGGGTCGGATGAGTGATCGAAACCCGTTGGGCCGCATAAGCAAGGCCGAACTTAAAACGACGCGCGCCCAAACATGGCGCGCAAGGCGCTTGGGGCATCTATGGACCTATCGGATGGGCCGGACGATATCGCGAAGGCCATCCCTGTCTTTCGATCCTTACCGCCTTTGTTGCAGCTCGCGGTCGTGCTCGTCCTCGTGACGGGTGCGGTTGTAGTGGTGGTTTGGAAGACTCTCAATTATTTGCACAATGAACGCTTTAGCGACCTTGAGACTAAAATTGGGATGAAGGACGCGACCATTGAACAGCGGAACGCTCTAATCGAAGACCTTAAGATGCGGCAGGAAAATCAGAAAGTCGCAGTGCAGCGATCAATAGCTAGACTTGAGGGCGAGGACAGCAATGGGAGGCTCGTGGCAGAAATCGCCGCTTTGCGCGGGCAACTAAATGATGCGCAAAATCCCATTCTCGGAATAACCCCATTTATGTTCGTCGCAAACCCGAAGAATTCCGCTACGTCATTGGTTCAGGTCGGATTCGAGGTTCGGAATCTAGGTGGCGCCACAGCCCTCGGTGGATGGCAGGCGTCCGTAAGGATGCTCACTCGTTCAATAGGTATCACCGAGGGATTTTTTTACAGAGGACAACGCCCGAGCTCTAACAGCGCGTTACGAGGAAGGAACTTAGCGATAGACGAGGAAACAATCGACAAAGGTGGTAAGCGCACCGGATGGATTCAATTCGATGTTGCAGGAGACCCAAAGATTGATGGATCGCCCCTAGAAATTCGTCAGGTCTATGCTTCTTTTCGGGACTACACGGGTAAGCGCTATTCGCCTTCGATGCCGCCGGATGAGCCGCTACCTTCGCGAGCGGTTTTGCTGGATGCCCCAAAGCGAAGTTGAGCTGCCACTAAGGTTCGGGGGTCACGCCGCTTCGTTTGCCTTTGGTCGGGCCGGGGCTCGTCGCGCCCTCGTTGCCACACCTCGCCGCGTTCGCGTTCCTCCGGGCTCAGGTCCGCCTCGCGTCGGAAGCCGTGACCCATCCTAGCTATCCGGCGCGAAAGCTGGTGATCGCTCTCCCGTTATAAGATCGTGGAACCGCCATCCGATGCGCTAGTGGTTTGGGTTGACAGCAACTCCTTCGGTCAACTCGTTTCCCCCTTATCGTTGCCTGAGCGCCTCCAATTCCTCGAGCGTGCGCGGCCAGTCGTCGTGCAGCAAGCGCGAGAACGCGCGGTCGGCGAGCAGACGCCCGCCGGTCTGGCATCGCGCGCAATAGTTGGTCTCGTTGCTCGCATAACGTATCCGCTGGACCTTTGCGCCACATCGCGGACAGGGCTTGCCATAGCGCCCATGGACCGCCATCCCGGGCCGGAATGCGGTTACTTTCTCGGGAAATGCGTCATTGGCTTCGCTGCGCAGGCGCTCCGTCCATTCGACGAGTGTCGCACGGGTCGCTTCGTATAGCCGTTCAAACTCCTCCGGCGTGAGCTTCTGCGTCATCGCGATCGGCGAGAGCTCTGCGCGATGTAGTATCTCGTCGGAATACGAGTTGCCGATGCCGCTCAGGATGTGCGGGTCGGTGAGCGCGCGCTTGAGCGTATGATTGGCGCTTCGCAGCGCCGCCGCGAATGCGTCGCGGCTCGCCTCCAGCGGTTCGATTCCGCCGGCGTCAAGCGCCCTGAGCCCGGTCTCGCCGCTGACCACGTTGAGCGCAGCGCGGCGCTGCGTGCCCGCTTCGGTCAGCGAGAGCCATCCGTTGTCGAACTGGAACGCGGCGAGCACGTTCCTGCCGCCCATTTTCGGCGCGTCGGCGCTCCAATGGAACCGGCCCGCGATCTTGAGATGGATCGCGAGCCACAGGTCGCCCTCGACGCCGATCGCGATTTGCTTGCCGATCCGCCGCACGTCGATGACCGTTCGGCCGTGAGCCACGCCGAGCGGAGGATCCGCCGTGCGCAATAGAAACGGCGACTTTACGATCGCGCGAATCAGTTTGTGGCCGACGACGCGCGTCCGTATCGCTTCCACGTATACGGTTACGTCGGGCAGTTCCGGCATCGGGGTTCTCGCGGGGGCGCGCCTTCAGGATCACCGGCCGTTTGCCGCCGGAATCCGCGCGCTCCAATATAGTTCCACCGATAGCTCGCTGCGAACTACCTTTGAGAACGACGGAGCTGGCCTTAAGAGGACGCGCCCATGAAATACTTTCTCGCCAAAACCGAGCCGGGGACTTACTCGATCGACGACCTCGAGCGCGAGAAACGCACCGCGTGGGACGGCGTGACCAATCCGCAGGCGGTCCGCGCGATCCGCGAGATGCGGCCCGGCGACCGGGTGTTCATCTATCACAGCGGCGGCGTCTCGAGCGTGGTGGGATTCGCTACCGTGGCGTCGGAGCCGCGCGACGATCCGAAGAACCCGAAGTCGGCCGTCGTCGATCTGGAATTCGCCGGGCGTATCGACCCTCCGGCGACGCTCGCGGAGATCAAGCAATCGGGAAAATTCAACGACTGGGCCCTGGTGCGGCAGGGACGCCTCTCGACCATGGCGGCGCCGGAGAAGTTCGTGGCCTGGATGCGCGAGCGTTGTCCCGCGGCCAAAATCTGAAACAAGGCGGGCCTGCCAAGTCTCAATAGTCGGTTGTACCGAGAAGAGTCCGCCGCTGCGTGACGCTCAGCGCCGCGACACTTTGACCCGCGAGACGCGCCGGTTCAATCGAATCACGTTGCGCCCGTTCGCCCGTCTATAGTCGGCGCCGTCCGCAAGATCGCGCACGATGTGCAGGCCCAGGCCGCCCGCCAGTTCGTCGTCGCCGGATTCCTCGGGTTCGGGCGGCGGGCCGGCCAACTGATTGAACTCCTGACCGTCGTCGCGGAACTCGATCGTCAACCGATCTTCGTCGAGTTCGAGCACTACTTCTGCCTCGCCCACCGCTTCGGAGCGATCGCGATATCCGTATCGCGACAGATTGGTGAACAACTCTTCGACCAGGATAAGTACTCGCGCCTTGTCCTCCGAGGCGATACCCTGTTCGGCCGCGAAAGTGGCCACGAAGTCTTGGATTTCGCAAATCGCCTCGGTCCCGACGCGAACGCCGAGGAGTGCGCGCGCCGGTTCCTTTTGCTGTGACCCTCTGGTGTCCACGAATATCCCCGCGCTACCCCCTTTCGCCGCTGCGGCGGCGCCCCATGACCGGAGATTCTATCTTGTCCCGGAGGCCTTGTCGCGACGGGTTTCCGACCGCGCGTTCCGCGGGAACAGGATTGTTCTGCCAGGCCGGCGGGTTCGGCTCTGGTTTCCGCGTTTCTACCCTGATTCGCGTCTGCCCGACGAGTTATTGCAGGTAGTCTTTCGCCGTTTGCTCGAGCGTGCGCTCGGCGTTCTTGCGGTCGAGCACGGGCGCCAGGATCAGCCGATGGGCGCCCGCTTCCGCGTACTCGGCCAACGCGCGTTTGGGGTCCTGCGGCTGAAGCTCTGGCTGCTGGAGGAAGGTCATCGAAATCTCGAGCCGGCTGAAGTCCCGCCCTGCCTCGGCGCACAGGCGTTTCATCACGGCAAGGTCGCTCGCCAGATCCTTGGGCGGCAGCGCGACGGGCATCCATCCGTCGCCGAGCGCGACCGTGTCCTTGATCGCACGCTCGCGTTTCCAGTTGAGTCCGCCCGCGCCGATGAAGATCGGTGGATGGGGTTTGTGTGCCGGCTTCGGGTTGGATATCACGGCAGGAAATTTGAGGAAGCGGCCGTCGAAACTCGCTTCCGGCCTGGTCCATAGCTCTTTCATCGCGAGCAGGTACTCGCGCGTGATCGGCCAACGCCGGGGAAAGTCGACGCCCATAATCTGCGATTCCTCGGCCTGCCATCCGGCGCCGACACCGAACATGAAGCGGCCGCCCGAGAAGTAATCCAGAGTTGCCACTTCTTTCGCCAGCGCGAGCGGATGACGCTCCGGCACCAGGCATATCGCCGTGCCGAGCCTGAGCGCGCGGGTCACCGACGCGATCATGCCCAGCAGCACGAAGGGGTCGGGAAAGCGCGTATAGACGTCGGGAATTTTACCGTCGAGCGCCGGGTAGGGTACTTTCGTATGCACCGGGATGATCGCGTGTTCGGGCACCCAGATCGATTCGAAACCCAGTTCCTCGCATTTGCGGGCGACGGATACGGGGTCGAGCGTCTTCTCCGAGAACATCGCAAAAATTCCGATCTTCATCCGCCATCTCCGTCTTCACTCCCGCCGCAGGCGAGAGACCTTGCAGTTCATTACTCAGTAAGACCTCGGCAGACCGAGCAGATGCTCCGCCACGTAACTCAGGACCAGGTTGTTGGAGATCGGCGCGGTCCGATAAAGGCGCGCCTCACGCCACTTGCGCTCGACGTGGTATTCCTTGGTAAAGCCGTATCCGCCGAGCGTATTCAACGCCGCTTCGCCGGCCTCCCATGCGGCTTCCGTCGCCAGGTATTTCGCCATGTTGGCCTCGCCGCCGCACGGTTTGTTGGCGTCGAAGAGTGCCGCCGCCTTAAGCCGGATCAACGAGGCCGCTTCGACCGAGACGTGAGCCTTCGCGATCGGAAACTGCACGCCCTGGTTCATGCCGATCGCGCGATCGAAAACTTTGCGTTCGTTGGCGTAGTTGACCGCATGCTCGACGAACCAACGGCCGTCGCCGATCGATTCGCTTGCGACCAGGATACGCTCGGCGTTCAGCGAACTCAGAAGATAGCTGAAGCCTTTGCCTTCCTCGCCGATTAGCGCTTCGCGCGGTACTGTCAGATTGTCGATGAAAAGCTGGTTGGTGCTGTGGTTGATCATGGTGGGGATAGGCACGGCCTTGATCGCGCTGCCGTACTGATGCAGATCGACGAGAAACAGGCTCATACCGTCGGTCTTTTTCTTGACGTCTTCGAAAGCGGTCGTTCGCGTCAGCAGCAATAGCATGTCGGAATGCTGATAGCGCGAAGTGAATATCTTGCCGCCGTTGATTATATAGTTGTCGCCCGTGCGCCGGGCGAAGGTTTTGATCTTGGGCGTTTCGGAGCCGGCGTCGGGTTCGGTCACGCCGAACGCCTGCAGGCGCAGTTCGCCGGAAGCGATGCGCGGCAGGTAGCGGCGCTTCTGTTCCTCGCTGCCATGCTTGAGCACCGACGCCATCGTGTACATCTGGGCGTGGCAGGCGGCGGCGTTGCCGCCGGAATGGTTTATCTCCTCGAGAATGATCGAACCGTCGAGCATGGTGAGGCCGGCGCCGCCGTACTCTTGCGGGATCAACGCGGCGAGCCATCCGGCCTCGCTGAGCGTGCGTACGAACTCTTCCGGATACGCATTGCGCTCGTCGCACTGACGCCAGTACTCGTCACCGAATCGGGCGCACAGACTTGAAACCGCGTCGCGGATTTCGCGCTGAGCGCTCGAAAGTTCAAAATCCATGAATGCCTCGTTACGTATTCGCAATAAGTGCGGGCCGGTCGCGACCCGGACAAGCGCGGCTTGTACGGAAGAAGTCGCGTTTGCCCGGGTCTTTACACCAGCAAAGACTATCGAAAAGCCGGAATAACGTGCTTCGCCAGGTCGCGGAACGGCCCTTCGGCGAAATCAGGTCCGGGCACGATGTTAATCTCTTTGATTCCGATCTTTTCGAGATCGCGAATCTGCGCGATTATCTCTTCCGGCGTGCCGACCAGTCCGGTTGCCCTGATCGCGTCGGGCGTGACGTAGCGGCGCTCGTCTGGCTGCACGAAAGTCGCATGGCCGTCGTGGATCTGACGGAACCTTGCATTTTCCGGCAGACTGAAGCTTTCGACGCGCTTTACGTAGTCGCTCCAGACGCCGCGGAAGTAGGGTGGGATGAGAGCATCGTTTTTGTTCTCTTTTTTCCAGATCTCGTAAAAGAAGTGCAGTTCGCAGGTTACCCAGGGTCCGGTTTCATCGATGACCCGTTCGCTGGTCAGCCGTTCGCCGGGTTTCAATACCGAAGCCGAAGTGAAGAGCACGACGTGGAAGTCAGAGCCTACTTTGCGTCCGACCGCCTGCGCTCCGGCGCGAATGTGCGATAGGCGCGATTCAAGGTCCTCGGTGGTCCTGCCGATGGTGGTCCATCCGTCCCCGTAGGCGCCGGCCGCCTCGCACGCCTTTGGACCATTGGCCGCGATATACATCGGGATACGTTTGTCGAGATTGATGAAATAGCGGTCGCGATGTAGGAATTTTATCTCGCGCGTCTTGCCGCGATAGGTGTAGTCGACGGCCTTGCCGTCGAGCAGCTCGC
The window above is part of the Candidatus Binataceae bacterium genome. Proteins encoded here:
- a CDS encoding EVE domain-containing protein — translated: MKYFLAKTEPGTYSIDDLEREKRTAWDGVTNPQAVRAIREMRPGDRVFIYHSGGVSSVVGFATVASEPRDDPKNPKSAVVDLEFAGRIDPPATLAEIKQSGKFNDWALVRQGRLSTMAAPEKFVAWMRERCPAAKI
- a CDS encoding DNA-formamidopyrimidine glycosylase family protein, which translates into the protein MPELPDVTVYVEAIRTRVVGHKLIRAIVKSPFLLRTADPPLGVAHGRTVIDVRRIGKQIAIGVEGDLWLAIHLKIAGRFHWSADAPKMGGRNVLAAFQFDNGWLSLTEAGTQRRAALNVVSGETGLRALDAGGIEPLEASRDAFAAALRSANHTLKRALTDPHILSGIGNSYSDEILHRAELSPIAMTQKLTPEEFERLYEATRATLVEWTERLRSEANDAFPEKVTAFRPGMAVHGRYGKPCPRCGAKVQRIRYASNETNYCARCQTGGRLLADRAFSRLLHDDWPRTLEELEALRQR
- a CDS encoding acyl-CoA dehydrogenase family protein — encoded protein: MDFELSSAQREIRDAVSSLCARFGDEYWRQCDERNAYPEEFVRTLSEAGWLAALIPQEYGGAGLTMLDGSIILEEINHSGGNAAACHAQMYTMASVLKHGSEEQKRRYLPRIASGELRLQAFGVTEPDAGSETPKIKTFARRTGDNYIINGGKIFTSRYQHSDMLLLLTRTTAFEDVKKKTDGMSLFLVDLHQYGSAIKAVPIPTMINHSTNQLFIDNLTVPREALIGEEGKGFSYLLSSLNAERILVASESIGDGRWFVEHAVNYANERKVFDRAIGMNQGVQFPIAKAHVSVEAASLIRLKAAALFDANKPCGGEANMAKYLATEAAWEAGEAALNTLGGYGFTKEYHVERKWREARLYRTAPISNNLVLSYVAEHLLGLPRSY
- a CDS encoding ATP-binding protein → MDTRGSQQKEPARALLGVRVGTEAICEIQDFVATFAAEQGIASEDKARVLILVEELFTNLSRYGYRDRSEAVGEAEVVLELDEDRLTIEFRDDGQEFNQLAGPPPEPEESGDDELAGGLGLHIVRDLADGADYRRANGRNVIRLNRRVSRVKVSRR
- a CDS encoding LLM class F420-dependent oxidoreductase; translated protein: MKIGIFAMFSEKTLDPVSVARKCEELGFESIWVPEHAIIPVHTKVPYPALDGKIPDVYTRFPDPFVLLGMIASVTRALRLGTAICLVPERHPLALAKEVATLDYFSGGRFMFGVGAGWQAEESQIMGVDFPRRWPITREYLLAMKELWTRPEASFDGRFLKFPAVISNPKPAHKPHPPIFIGAGGLNWKRERAIKDTVALGDGWMPVALPPKDLASDLAVMKRLCAEAGRDFSRLEISMTFLQQPELQPQDPKRALAEYAEAGAHRLILAPVLDRKNAERTLEQTAKDYLQ
- a CDS encoding LLM class flavin-dependent oxidoreductase, coding for MEFGVTVITHISKSPEQIRLAEELGYDRAWVPDSQMIWSDCYATMALAAASTKRIKIGTGVAIAGTRIAPVTAHSIASINQIAPGRTFLGIGTGHTAMRVMGQDPIGVKDFREYLRVTRELLDGKAVDYTYRGKTREIKFLHRDRYFINLDKRIPMYIAANGPKACEAAGAYGDGWTTIGRTTEDLESRLSHIRAGAQAVGRKVGSDFHVVLFTSASVLKPGERLTSERVIDETGPWVTCELHFFYEIWKKENKNDALIPPYFRGVWSDYVKRVESFSLPENARFRQIHDGHATFVQPDERRYVTPDAIRATGLVGTPEEIIAQIRDLEKIGIKEINIVPGPDFAEGPFRDLAKHVIPAFR